From a region of the Nitrospira sp. SG-bin1 genome:
- a CDS encoding glucose-1-phosphate adenylyltransferase yields the protein MKNIFTMVLAGGKGERLFPLTDQRAKPAVPFGGKYRIIDFTLSNCLNSGLRKIVVLIQYKSHSLDRHIRTGWNIFNAELGEYIASVPPQQRISEDWYRGTADAVYQNMFLIDGEHPEFLLILAGDHIYKMNYAEMYHWLIAKSADAVVGAIDIPVQEATRFGVIAVDEDYRITRFDEKPAHPIPLPNDPTHAFASMGIYLFRTKAIREHLIADAREGSAHDFGKNIIPRMIEQGRVYAFKFQDANKKAVKYWRDIGTLDAYWEANMDLVAVDPQFNLYDPEWPIRTYQGQFPPAKFVFAQDFQGGRMGVALDSVVCGGCIVSGGRVQNSVLSPNVRVQDHADVRESIIMENVTIGAQSRIRRAIIDKDVTIPPHTEIGYNREADAQRFTVTESGLVVISKGMKLHAAVDPSG from the coding sequence ATGAAGAACATTTTTACAATGGTATTGGCCGGCGGCAAAGGCGAGCGTCTTTTTCCGCTGACAGACCAACGTGCCAAACCGGCTGTTCCGTTCGGCGGAAAGTATCGCATCATCGACTTTACCCTGAGCAATTGCCTGAACTCCGGGCTCCGGAAGATTGTCGTCCTCATCCAATACAAATCGCACTCGCTGGATCGCCATATTCGGACGGGCTGGAATATCTTCAACGCGGAACTAGGCGAATACATCGCCTCCGTCCCTCCGCAGCAGCGTATCAGTGAAGATTGGTACCGCGGGACCGCCGACGCCGTCTATCAGAACATGTTTTTGATCGATGGAGAACACCCGGAATTCCTGCTGATTCTGGCCGGCGATCACATTTACAAGATGAATTACGCGGAGATGTACCACTGGCTCATCGCCAAGAGCGCGGATGCGGTCGTCGGCGCCATCGATATACCCGTCCAGGAGGCCACTCGTTTCGGAGTCATCGCTGTGGACGAAGACTATCGAATCACGCGATTCGATGAGAAACCGGCACATCCCATTCCCCTCCCCAACGATCCGACCCATGCTTTTGCGTCCATGGGCATCTACCTGTTCCGTACGAAGGCGATCCGCGAGCACTTGATCGCGGATGCGCGAGAAGGCAGCGCGCACGACTTCGGGAAAAACATCATCCCCCGGATGATCGAACAAGGACGTGTCTATGCCTTCAAGTTTCAAGATGCCAACAAGAAAGCCGTCAAATATTGGCGTGACATCGGAACGCTCGACGCCTACTGGGAAGCCAACATGGATTTGGTCGCCGTCGATCCACAATTCAACCTGTACGACCCCGAATGGCCGATCCGCACCTATCAAGGACAGTTCCCTCCGGCCAAATTCGTCTTCGCACAGGATTTCCAGGGAGGCCGGATGGGGGTCGCCCTTGATTCGGTCGTTTGCGGCGGCTGTATCGTTTCGGGCGGCCGGGTCCAGAACTCGGTGTTGTCTCCGAACGTTCGCGTGCAAGACCACGCGGATGTCCGTGAATCTATTATCATGGAAAATGTGACGATCGGCGCGCAGAGCCGTATCAGGCGTGCCATCATCGACAAAGATGTGACGATTCCCCCTCATACGGAGATCGGGTACAATCGAGAGGCCGACGCTCAGCGGTTTACCGTCACTGAATCGGGCCTCGTGGTCATCTCAAAGGGAATGAAGCTGCATGCCGCCGTCGATCCATCCGGTTGA
- a CDS encoding NAD-dependent dehydratase, with protein sequence MRDSHNARVLVTGGAGFLGSHLCDQLLRNGQDVLCVDNFYTGTKRNIAHLLDNRYFELLRHDVTFPLFVEVDQIYNLACPASPIHYQNDPVQTTKVNVHGSINMLGLAKRVKATILQASTSEVYGNPTIHPQVEGYWGNVNPLGPRACYDEGKRCAETLFFDYHRQHRVSIKVARIFNTYGPRMHPNDGRVVSNFIIQALQGTPITIYGDGSQTRSFCYVDDMVEALIKLMRTPPPCTGPVNLGNPEEWTILELAELIVRRTGSKSKIIRTELPPDDPERRKPDISVAKSTLDWFPKIPLEEGITRTIGYFEELLRSGSIRK encoded by the coding sequence ATGAGAGATAGTCACAATGCTCGCGTGCTGGTGACCGGTGGAGCTGGGTTTCTCGGCTCACATCTATGTGACCAACTGCTGCGAAACGGTCAAGATGTACTTTGCGTGGACAATTTCTATACCGGAACCAAGCGGAACATCGCCCATTTGCTGGACAATCGTTACTTTGAGCTGCTTCGTCACGACGTGACGTTCCCGCTGTTTGTGGAAGTAGACCAGATCTATAATTTGGCCTGCCCGGCATCGCCGATTCACTATCAGAACGATCCTGTTCAGACAACCAAAGTGAACGTGCATGGATCCATCAACATGCTGGGATTGGCCAAAAGGGTCAAGGCCACCATCCTTCAAGCCTCCACTTCTGAAGTGTACGGCAATCCAACGATCCATCCGCAGGTCGAAGGTTATTGGGGAAATGTCAATCCGCTAGGCCCACGCGCCTGTTACGACGAGGGGAAGCGATGTGCCGAAACGTTGTTCTTCGACTATCATCGGCAACATAGGGTCTCTATCAAGGTGGCCAGAATCTTCAATACCTACGGACCCAGGATGCACCCAAATGACGGGAGAGTGGTATCCAATTTCATCATACAAGCATTGCAGGGGACTCCGATCACCATCTATGGAGATGGGTCACAGACGCGATCATTCTGTTATGTCGATGACATGGTTGAGGCGCTGATCAAACTAATGCGCACACCACCGCCATGTACGGGCCCCGTCAATCTGGGGAATCCCGAAGAATGGACCATTTTGGAGCTGGCGGAGCTAATTGTCAGACGTACGGGATCAAAGTCGAAGATTATCCGAACGGAGCTTCCCCCAGATGATCCGGAAAGGCGGAAACCCGACATTTCCGTTGCAAAATCCACTCTCGATTGGTTTCCCAAAATACCATTGGAAGAGGGTATTACGAGAACTATTGGATACTTTGAGGAGCTGCTTCGGTCAGGATCAATCCGCAAGTAA
- a CDS encoding formylmethionine deformylase: protein MLKIAKLGNPILRKIAAPIDPREIKSSEIQRLIDDMFETMYEEPGIGLAAPQVSRSIQLAVMGCKGEGGFPETVLINPSIVYYGPEQVENWEGCLSVDGLRGKVTRPSLVRVKGLDRKGKPLDFEATGLYAVCIQHELDHLIGKVFLDRMTDMSTLTQLDEFSQYWQKEPTNVI from the coding sequence ATGCTGAAGATCGCCAAGCTGGGAAATCCCATCCTTCGGAAAATTGCCGCTCCGATCGATCCGCGTGAAATCAAATCGTCGGAGATCCAGCGGCTGATCGACGACATGTTTGAAACGATGTATGAAGAGCCTGGTATCGGACTGGCAGCGCCTCAGGTGTCGCGTTCGATTCAATTGGCCGTGATGGGCTGCAAAGGAGAGGGAGGATTTCCCGAAACCGTCCTGATCAACCCTTCGATCGTGTATTATGGGCCCGAACAGGTGGAAAATTGGGAGGGCTGTCTGAGTGTCGATGGATTGAGAGGGAAAGTGACCAGGCCTTCACTGGTGCGGGTCAAGGGGCTAGATCGGAAGGGCAAGCCTTTGGATTTCGAAGCGACGGGATTGTACGCGGTGTGTATTCAGCATGAACTCGACCATTTGATCGGCAAAGTTTTTCTTGATCGCATGACGGATATGTCCACTCTGACGCAACTCGACGAGTTTTCGCAGTATTGGCAAAAAGAGCCGACAAACGTGATTTGA